A genomic window from Pseudomonas alcaligenes includes:
- the fliP gene encoding flagellar type III secretion system pore protein FliP (The bacterial flagellar biogenesis protein FliP forms a type III secretion system (T3SS)-type pore required for flagellar assembly.), producing MSPWRILLTLLLALAAPLAFGADDPLSIKAITLSTNAEGQQEYSVSLQILLIMTALSFIPAFVMLMTSFTRIIIVFSILRQALGLQQTPSNQILIGLALFLTLFIMAPVFDRINQDALQPYLNEQLPAQQAIARAEVPIKEFMLAQTRASDLELFVRLSKRTDIASPEQAPLTILIPAFVTSELKTAFQIGFMIFIPFLIIDMVVASILMAMGMMMLSPLIISLPFKIMLFVLVDGWALIMGTLAGSFGTI from the coding sequence ATGAGCCCCTGGCGCATCCTGCTGACCCTCTTGCTGGCCCTGGCCGCGCCCCTGGCGTTCGGCGCTGACGACCCGCTGTCGATCAAGGCCATCACCCTCAGCACCAATGCCGAGGGGCAGCAGGAGTATTCGGTCAGCCTGCAGATCCTGCTGATCATGACGGCGCTGAGTTTCATCCCGGCGTTCGTCATGCTGATGACCAGCTTCACCCGCATCATCATCGTGTTCTCCATCCTGCGCCAGGCCCTGGGCCTGCAGCAGACGCCGTCGAACCAGATTCTCATCGGCCTGGCCCTGTTCCTGACCCTGTTCATCATGGCCCCGGTGTTCGACAGGATTAACCAGGACGCCCTGCAACCCTACCTCAACGAGCAGCTGCCGGCGCAGCAGGCGATCGCCCGGGCCGAGGTGCCGATCAAGGAGTTCATGCTGGCGCAGACCCGCGCCTCGGACCTGGAGCTGTTCGTGCGCCTGTCCAAGCGTACCGATATCGCCTCGCCCGAGCAGGCGCCGCTGACCATCCTGATCCCGGCCTTCGTCACCTCCGAGCTGAAGACCGCGTTCCAGATCGGCTTCATGATCTTCATCCCGTTCCTGATCATCGACATGGTGGTGGCCAGCATCCTCATGGCCATGGGCATGATGATGCTGTCGCCACTGATCATTTCCCTGCCGTTCAAGATCATGCTGTTCGTCCTGGTCGATGGCTGGGCGCTGATCATGGGCACCCTGGCCGGCAGCTTCGGCACGATATAG
- the fliQ gene encoding flagellar biosynthesis protein FliQ produces the protein MTPEIAVDLFREALWLTALIVGLLVLPSLLVGLLVAMFQAATQINEQTLSFIPRLLVMLLTLMWAGPWLVRELMEYTQTLVQNIPLLIG, from the coding sequence ATGACTCCCGAAATCGCCGTCGACCTGTTCCGCGAAGCGCTCTGGCTGACCGCCCTGATCGTCGGCCTGCTGGTGCTGCCGAGCCTGCTGGTGGGCCTGCTGGTGGCTATGTTCCAGGCCGCCACGCAGATCAACGAACAGACCCTGAGCTTCATCCCGCGCCTGCTGGTGATGTTGCTCACCCTGATGTGGGCGGGGCCCTGGCTGGTGCGCGAGCTGATGGAGTACACCCAGACGCTGGTGCAGAACATTCCGCTGTTGATAGGCTGA
- the fliR gene encoding flagellar biosynthetic protein FliR — protein sequence MLELTNAQIGGWVGQFLLPLFRIASMLMVMPVIGTQLVPARVRLYLALAICLVLAPTLPPMPRVDAVSLQAMLLIGEQVLIGVMFGFVLQLYFHLFTVAGQIIAMQMGLGFASMVDPANGVSVPVLAQFLLMLVTLLFLAMNGHLVVFEVLAESFVTLPVGQGLLLDHYWELAGKLAWVIAAGLLLSLPTVTALLIINLAFGVMTRAAPQLNIFSIGFPLTLVLGMFIFWLGLTDFLAHFQVLTSEALQQLRELARVR from the coding sequence ATGCTCGAACTGACCAATGCGCAGATCGGCGGCTGGGTGGGCCAGTTCCTCCTGCCGCTGTTTCGCATCGCCTCCATGCTGATGGTGATGCCGGTGATCGGCACCCAGCTGGTGCCGGCGCGGGTGCGCCTGTACCTAGCCCTGGCCATCTGCCTGGTGCTGGCGCCGACCCTGCCGCCGATGCCGCGGGTGGATGCGGTGAGCCTGCAGGCCATGCTGCTGATCGGCGAACAGGTGCTGATCGGGGTGATGTTCGGCTTCGTCCTGCAGCTGTACTTCCACCTGTTCACCGTGGCCGGGCAGATCATCGCCATGCAGATGGGCCTGGGTTTCGCCTCCATGGTCGATCCGGCCAACGGCGTGTCGGTGCCGGTGCTGGCGCAATTCCTGCTGATGCTGGTGACCCTGCTGTTCCTCGCCATGAACGGACACCTGGTGGTGTTCGAGGTGCTGGCCGAGAGTTTCGTCACCCTACCGGTGGGCCAGGGCCTGCTGCTCGACCATTACTGGGAACTGGCCGGCAAGCTGGCCTGGGTGATCGCCGCCGGCCTGCTGCTGTCGCTGCCGACGGTCACCGCGCTGCTGATCATCAACCTGGCCTTCGGCGTGATGACCCGCGCCGCGCCGCAGCTGAACATCTTCTCCATCGGCTTCCCGCTGACCCTGGTGCTCGGCATGTTCATCTTCTGGCTGGGGCTGACCGACTTCCTGGCGCACTTCCAGGTGCTCACCAGCGAAGCCCTACAACAGTTGCGCGAACTCGCGCGCGTACGCTGA
- the flhB gene encoding flagellar biosynthesis protein FlhB: MAESESGADKSEEPTSKRLEEARKKGQIARSRELSTLAVTFGGAAALLIFGAQMGQAMLGMMQGNFALPREVLLDDGSMVRHLLSTGMEALLALQPFFIVMLIASIIGPVALGGWLFSSEALQPKFSRMNPWEGLKRMFSTKALVELLKALAKFVIILLVALAVLKADQDDLLAIADEPVEAAILHAMLVTGWSLLWMACGLILIAAVDVPFQLWDTKQKLMMTKQEVKDEYKDSEGKPEVKSKIRQLQRQMAERRMMQQVPEADVVITNPTHFAVALKYDPEKGNAPVLLAKGGDFLALKIREIAQEHKVTLLESPALARAVYFSTEVDQEIPAGLYLAVAQVLAYVYQLKQFRAGKGKRPGPLPDLPIPPDLRRDE; the protein is encoded by the coding sequence GTGGCAGAGAGCGAAAGCGGCGCGGACAAGAGCGAGGAGCCAACAAGCAAGCGTCTGGAAGAGGCGCGCAAGAAAGGCCAGATCGCCCGTTCGCGGGAGCTCAGCACCCTGGCGGTGACCTTCGGCGGCGCTGCGGCGCTGCTGATCTTCGGCGCGCAGATGGGCCAGGCCATGCTCGGCATGATGCAGGGAAATTTCGCCCTGCCGCGCGAAGTGCTGCTGGACGACGGCTCCATGGTCCGCCACCTGCTGAGCACCGGCATGGAGGCGTTGCTGGCGCTGCAGCCGTTCTTCATCGTGATGCTGATCGCCTCCATCATAGGGCCGGTCGCCCTGGGCGGCTGGCTGTTTTCCAGCGAGGCGCTGCAGCCCAAGTTCAGCCGCATGAACCCTTGGGAGGGGCTCAAGCGCATGTTCTCCACCAAGGCCCTGGTCGAGCTGCTCAAGGCCCTGGCCAAGTTCGTGATCATCCTGCTGGTGGCCCTGGCGGTGCTCAAGGCGGACCAGGACGACCTGCTGGCCATCGCTGACGAGCCGGTCGAGGCGGCCATCCTGCATGCCATGCTGGTGACCGGCTGGAGCCTGCTGTGGATGGCCTGCGGGTTGATCCTGATCGCCGCGGTGGACGTGCCGTTCCAGCTCTGGGATACCAAGCAGAAGCTGATGATGACCAAGCAGGAGGTCAAGGACGAGTACAAGGACAGCGAAGGCAAGCCCGAGGTCAAGTCGAAGATCCGCCAGCTGCAGCGGCAGATGGCGGAGCGGCGCATGATGCAGCAGGTGCCGGAGGCGGACGTGGTGATCACCAACCCGACCCACTTCGCCGTGGCCCTCAAGTACGACCCGGAGAAGGGCAATGCGCCGGTGCTGCTGGCCAAGGGTGGCGATTTCCTGGCGCTGAAGATCCGCGAGATCGCCCAGGAGCACAAGGTCACCCTGCTCGAGTCGCCGGCCCTGGCGCGGGCGGTGTACTTCTCCACCGAGGTCGACCAGGAAATTCCCGCCGGCCTGTACCTGGCCGTGGCCCAGGTACTGGCCTACGTCTATCAGCTCAAGCAGTTCCGCGCCGGCAAGGGCAAGCGCCCGGGGCCGCTGCCGGACCTGCCGATCCCGCCGGATTTGCGCCGCGACGAGTAG
- the flhA gene encoding flagellar biosynthesis protein FlhA → MDRAQIIGDVRSNLAGLRHGNLGIPLLLLVMLAMVMLPIPPFLLDVLFTFSIALSIVVLLVAIYSLRPLDFAVFPTVLLAATLLRLALNVASTRVVLLHGQEGHDAAGKVIQAFGEVVIGGNYVVGAVVFAILMIINFVVVTKGAGRISEVSARFTLDAMPGKQMAIDADLNAGLIDQAEAKRRRAEVAQEADFYGSMDGASKFVRGDAVAGLLILFINLIGGIAIGVLQHDLAFAEAGRIYTLLTIGDGLVAQIPSLLLSTAAAIMVTRVSTSEDMGAQVSRQMFASPKALAVSAAIMITMGLVPGMPHVPFIGLGLIAAGAAYWIANKQRKVKEEEVKEVKRQQELLPAQKAQEVKELGWDDVTPVDMVGLEVGYRLIPLVDRNQGGQLLARIKGVRKKLSQEMGFLMPSVHIRDNLDLLPNAYRLTLMGVSVAEAEVYPERELAINPGQVFGTLNGIAAKDPAFGLEAVWIDPSQRDQAQSLGYTVVDASTVVATHLNQVLHKHAHELIGHEEVQQLLQLLAKTSPKLAEELVPGMVSLSTLLKVLQALLQEQVPVRDIRSIAEAISNVAGKSQDPAAMVAAVRVALARAIVQSIVGLEPELPVITLEPRLEQLLLNSLQKAGQGSEDGILLEPGMAEKLQRSLVEAAQRQEMLGKPVILLVAGPVRAMLSRFARLAVPNMHVLAYQEIPDNKQVTIVATVGQN, encoded by the coding sequence GTGGATCGTGCGCAAATCATCGGGGACGTACGCAGCAACCTGGCGGGGTTGCGCCATGGCAATCTGGGTATTCCGCTGCTGCTGCTGGTCATGCTCGCCATGGTCATGCTGCCGATCCCGCCGTTCCTCCTCGACGTGCTGTTCACCTTCAGCATCGCCCTGTCCATCGTGGTCCTGCTGGTCGCCATCTACTCGCTGAGGCCGCTGGACTTCGCCGTCTTCCCCACCGTGCTGCTGGCCGCGACCCTGCTGCGCCTGGCGCTGAACGTCGCCTCCACCCGCGTGGTGCTGCTGCACGGCCAGGAGGGGCATGACGCCGCGGGCAAGGTGATCCAGGCCTTCGGCGAGGTGGTGATCGGCGGCAACTACGTGGTCGGCGCCGTGGTGTTCGCCATCCTGATGATCATCAACTTCGTGGTGGTCACCAAGGGTGCAGGGCGCATTTCCGAGGTGAGCGCGCGTTTCACCCTGGACGCCATGCCCGGCAAGCAGATGGCCATCGACGCCGACCTCAATGCCGGCCTGATCGACCAGGCCGAGGCCAAGCGGCGCCGTGCCGAGGTGGCCCAGGAGGCCGACTTCTACGGTTCGATGGACGGTGCCTCGAAGTTCGTCCGCGGCGACGCCGTGGCCGGCCTGCTGATTCTCTTCATCAACCTCATCGGCGGCATTGCCATCGGCGTGCTGCAGCACGACCTGGCCTTTGCCGAGGCCGGGCGCATCTACACCCTGCTGACCATCGGCGACGGCCTGGTGGCGCAGATCCCCTCGCTGCTGCTGTCCACCGCCGCCGCCATCATGGTCACCCGGGTCTCCACTTCCGAAGATATGGGGGCCCAGGTCAGCCGACAGATGTTCGCCTCGCCCAAGGCCCTGGCCGTGTCGGCAGCGATCATGATCACCATGGGCCTGGTGCCGGGCATGCCGCACGTACCTTTCATCGGTCTCGGCCTGATCGCGGCCGGCGCGGCCTACTGGATTGCCAACAAGCAGCGCAAGGTCAAGGAGGAGGAGGTCAAGGAGGTCAAGCGCCAGCAGGAGCTGCTGCCGGCGCAGAAGGCCCAGGAGGTCAAGGAGCTGGGCTGGGACGACGTCACCCCGGTGGACATGGTAGGCCTGGAGGTCGGCTACCGCCTGATCCCGCTGGTGGATCGCAACCAGGGGGGGCAGTTGCTGGCGCGGATCAAGGGCGTGCGCAAGAAGCTGTCGCAGGAGATGGGCTTCCTGATGCCGTCGGTACATATCCGCGACAACCTCGACCTGTTGCCCAATGCCTATCGCCTGACCCTGATGGGCGTCAGCGTGGCCGAGGCCGAGGTGTATCCGGAGCGCGAACTGGCGATCAACCCCGGCCAGGTGTTCGGCACCCTCAACGGCATCGCCGCCAAGGATCCGGCGTTCGGCCTGGAAGCGGTGTGGATCGACCCGAGCCAGCGCGACCAGGCGCAGTCGCTCGGCTACACGGTGGTGGATGCCAGCACCGTGGTCGCCACCCACCTCAACCAGGTCCTGCACAAGCATGCCCATGAGCTGATCGGCCATGAGGAGGTGCAGCAGTTGCTGCAGCTGCTGGCCAAGACCTCGCCGAAGCTGGCCGAGGAGCTGGTGCCGGGCATGGTCTCGCTGTCGACCCTGCTCAAGGTGCTGCAGGCGCTGCTGCAGGAGCAGGTGCCGGTGCGCGATATCCGCAGCATCGCCGAGGCCATCTCCAATGTCGCCGGCAAGAGTCAAGATCCCGCCGCGATGGTCGCCGCGGTTCGCGTCGCACTGGCCCGTGCAATCGTGCAAAGCATTGTGGGACTAGAGCCGGAGCTGCCTGTGATCACTCTGGAGCCCAGGTTGGAACAGTTATTGCTCAATAGCCTGCAGAAGGCCGGTCAGGGCTCTGAGGATGGCATCCTCCTCGAACCCGGAATGGCCGAGAAGCTGCAACGCTCCCTGGTGGAAGCGGCGCAGCGCCAGGAAATGCTCGGCAAGCCGGTGATCCTGCTGGTGGCCGGCCCGGTCCGGGCGATGCTGTCGCGATTCGCGCGGCTCGCCGTACCCAACATGCATGTACTGGCCTACCAGGAAATACCGGACAACAAGCAGGTCACGATCGTCGCCACGGTCGGCCAGAACTGA
- the flhF gene encoding flagellar biosynthesis protein FlhF: protein MQVKRFFAADMRTAMKLVRDELGADAAIIGNRRVAGGVELTAALDYQPATPARTPNPALEAELRKTQAKIANAQAELTIRAVADERKDRQLFANESLIAPELPATAVKVQRPVAAPQAASKPTAAAVDQRALDAMRFELHGLRELIEVQLGSIAWGQLQNRKPQQANLWRRLQRMGLSAELSKALLERVAKVADPRQAWRMLLAHLAHAIKTPAVEPLEEGGVIALVGPAGMGKTTTLAKMAARYVLKYGSQSIALVSMDSFRIGAQEQIKTLGRILNVSVTQVDPGQSLIQALAPLARKKVILIDTAGLPGNDPALRLQLESLAARGLKAKNYLVLAATSQAQVLKAAYHSYKQCGLAGCILSKVDEAANLGEVLGLAISQHLPVAYLADGPKIPDDLQVPRSHQLVSRAVSLQTEEDPSEEAMADMFAGFYHPRRAG, encoded by the coding sequence ATGCAAGTCAAACGCTTCTTCGCCGCCGATATGCGTACCGCCATGAAGCTGGTGCGTGACGAACTGGGCGCCGACGCCGCCATCATCGGCAACCGCCGCGTGGCCGGCGGCGTGGAGCTGACCGCGGCGCTGGACTACCAGCCGGCCACCCCGGCGCGTACGCCCAACCCGGCGCTGGAGGCCGAGCTGCGCAAGACCCAGGCGAAGATCGCCAATGCCCAGGCCGAGCTGACCATCCGCGCGGTGGCCGACGAGCGCAAGGATCGCCAGCTGTTCGCCAACGAATCGCTGATCGCTCCCGAGCTGCCGGCCACTGCGGTCAAGGTGCAGCGCCCGGTGGCCGCTCCGCAGGCTGCCAGCAAGCCGACCGCCGCCGCGGTCGACCAGCGCGCCCTGGATGCCATGCGCTTCGAGCTGCACGGTCTGCGTGAACTGATCGAGGTGCAGTTGGGCTCCATCGCCTGGGGCCAGCTGCAGAACCGCAAGCCGCAGCAGGCCAACCTGTGGCGTCGCCTGCAGCGCATGGGCCTGTCCGCCGAGCTGTCCAAGGCGCTGCTGGAGCGCGTGGCCAAGGTCGCCGATCCGCGCCAGGCCTGGCGCATGCTGCTGGCCCATCTGGCCCATGCGATCAAGACCCCGGCGGTCGAGCCGCTGGAGGAGGGCGGGGTGATCGCCCTGGTCGGCCCGGCCGGCATGGGCAAGACCACCACCCTGGCCAAGATGGCCGCGCGCTACGTGCTGAAGTACGGCTCGCAGAGCATCGCCCTGGTCAGCATGGACAGCTTCCGTATCGGCGCCCAGGAGCAGATCAAGACCCTCGGCCGCATCCTCAACGTTTCCGTGACCCAGGTCGATCCGGGCCAGTCGCTGATCCAGGCCCTGGCACCGCTGGCGCGCAAGAAGGTGATCCTGATCGACACCGCCGGCCTGCCGGGCAACGACCCGGCCCTGCGCCTGCAGCTGGAGAGCCTGGCTGCGCGCGGCCTGAAGGCGAAGAACTACCTGGTGCTGGCTGCCACCAGCCAGGCCCAGGTGCTCAAGGCCGCCTATCACAGCTACAAGCAGTGCGGCCTGGCCGGCTGCATCCTGAGCAAGGTGGACGAGGCGGCCAATCTAGGTGAAGTTCTGGGGCTGGCCATCAGCCAGCATCTCCCGGTAGCCTATCTGGCTGACGGGCCGAAGATTCCGGACGATCTGCAGGTACCGCGCAGCCACCAGTTGGTGAGTCGCGCCGTGAGCCTGCAGACCGAGGAAGATCCGAGCGAGGAAGCCATGGCCGACATGTTTGCCGGCTTCTACCACCCGCGTCGCGCGGGGTAG
- the fleN gene encoding flagellar synthesis regulator FleN, giving the protein MGSMHPVQVIAVTGGKGGVGKTNVSVNLSLALADLGRRVMLMDADLGLANVDVLLGLTPKRTLADVINGECDLKDVLLQGPGGIRIVPAASGTQSMVQLSPVQHAGLIQAFSDISDNLDVLVIDTAAGIGDGVVSFVRAAQEVLVVVCDEPTSITDAYALIKLLNRDYGMNRFRVLANMAHSPQEGRNLFAKLTKVTDRFLDVALQYVGAVPYDESVRKAVQKQRAVYEAFPRSKCALAFKAIAQKVDTWPLPANPRGHLEFFVERLVQQPIAGTAV; this is encoded by the coding sequence ATGGGTAGTATGCATCCCGTACAGGTGATCGCAGTCACTGGCGGCAAGGGCGGCGTCGGCAAGACCAACGTGTCGGTGAATCTGTCGCTGGCGCTGGCCGACCTCGGTCGCCGGGTCATGCTGATGGACGCCGACCTGGGCCTGGCCAACGTCGACGTACTGCTCGGCCTGACGCCCAAGCGCACCCTGGCCGATGTGATAAACGGCGAGTGCGACCTCAAGGACGTGCTGCTGCAAGGGCCCGGCGGCATCCGCATCGTGCCCGCGGCATCCGGTACGCAGAGCATGGTGCAGCTGTCGCCGGTACAGCATGCCGGCCTGATCCAGGCCTTCAGCGACATCAGCGACAACCTTGATGTGCTGGTAATCGACACCGCCGCCGGCATCGGCGACGGCGTGGTCAGCTTCGTCCGTGCCGCCCAGGAGGTGCTGGTGGTGGTCTGCGACGAGCCGACCTCGATCACCGACGCCTACGCGCTGATCAAGCTGCTCAACCGCGATTACGGCATGAACCGCTTCCGCGTCCTGGCCAACATGGCCCACAGCCCGCAGGAAGGGCGCAACCTCTTTGCTAAACTGACCAAGGTGACCGATCGCTTCCTCGATGTGGCCTTGCAGTACGTGGGCGCCGTTCCCTACGACGAATCCGTCCGCAAGGCCGTGCAGAAACAGCGCGCGGTGTACGAAGCCTTCCCGCGCTCGAAATGCGCACTGGCGTTCAAGGCGATTGCCCAGAAAGTCGACACCTGGCCGCTTCCGGCCAACCCGCGCGGCCATCTGGAGTTCTTCGTCGAGCGTCTGGTGCAGCAGCCGATCGCGGGGACGGCCGTATGA
- the fliA gene encoding RNA polymerase sigma factor FliA — protein sequence MTAASGLRMYNKAQAQDSQHQLIERYAPLVKRIAYHLLARLPASVQVDDLMQAGMIGLLEASKKYDGSKGASFETYAGIRIRGAMLDEVRKGDWAPRSVHRNSRMVSDAIRAIEARTGRDAKDQEVAAELQLSLEDYYGILGDTQGSRLFSFDDLMQDGEHGGLLEDASSHSGPLHGLEDERFQAALADAIAHLPERERLVLALYYDEELNLKEIGEVLGVSESRVSQLHSQCAARLRARLGEWRAS from the coding sequence ATGACAGCAGCCAGTGGACTTCGCATGTACAACAAGGCGCAAGCGCAGGATTCCCAGCACCAGCTGATCGAGCGATACGCGCCGCTGGTCAAGCGCATCGCCTATCACCTGCTGGCGCGCCTGCCGGCCAGCGTGCAGGTCGACGATCTGATGCAGGCCGGCATGATCGGCCTGCTGGAGGCCTCGAAGAAATACGATGGCAGCAAGGGCGCCAGCTTCGAGACCTACGCCGGCATCCGCATCCGTGGCGCCATGCTCGACGAGGTGCGCAAGGGTGACTGGGCACCGCGCTCGGTCCACCGCAACAGCCGCATGGTCAGCGATGCCATCCGCGCAATCGAGGCCAGAACCGGTCGAGACGCTAAAGATCAAGAGGTTGCGGCCGAACTCCAATTGAGTCTCGAGGATTACTACGGCATCCTTGGCGACACTCAGGGGAGCCGCCTGTTCAGCTTCGACGACCTGATGCAGGACGGCGAGCATGGCGGTTTGCTCGAGGATGCCAGTAGCCACAGCGGTCCCCTGCACGGCCTGGAAGACGAGCGTTTCCAGGCGGCGCTGGCCGATGCCATCGCCCACCTGCCGGAGCGCGAGCGGCTGGTGCTGGCGCTGTACTACGACGAAGAATTGAATTTGAAGGAAATCGGCGAAGTTCTGGGGGTCAGCGAGTCCCGGGTCAGCCAGTTGCACAGCCAGTGCGCCGCCCGTTTGCGCGCACGTCTGGGTGAGTGGCGGGCCAGCTGA
- a CDS encoding chemotaxis response regulator CheY: MKILIVDDFSTMRRIIKNLLRDLGFTNTAEADDGNTALPMLQSGSFDFLVTDWNMPGMTGIDLLRAVRADERLKNLPVLMVTAEAKREQIIEAAQAGVNGYVVKPFTAQVLKEKIEKIFERVNG; the protein is encoded by the coding sequence ATGAAAATCCTCATCGTTGACGATTTCTCGACGATGCGACGGATCATCAAGAACCTCCTGCGTGATCTGGGGTTCACCAACACGGCCGAGGCCGACGACGGCAATACGGCCCTGCCCATGCTGCAGAGCGGTAGTTTCGACTTCCTGGTGACCGACTGGAACATGCCCGGCATGACCGGTATCGACCTGCTGCGCGCGGTGCGTGCGGACGAGCGCCTGAAGAATCTGCCGGTGCTGATGGTGACCGCCGAGGCCAAGCGCGAACAGATCATCGAGGCCGCCCAGGCTGGCGTGAATGGCTATGTCGTCAAGCCGTTCACCGCCCAGGTGCTGAAGGAGAAGATCGAGAAGATCTTCGAACGGGTTAACGGCTGA
- a CDS encoding protein phosphatase CheZ translates to MAHDDSHLGELESTLKAHATQLVESLEKGRFGEAVSLIHELNKARDHGLYQEVGKLTRELHNSIVNFQIDPRNPHAQEISQITDATERLSYVVQMTEKAANRTMDLVEQSAPLVNDLGDEAQALSADWGKFMRREMGADAFRDLAKRIELFLARSERDSQRLSGYLNDILLAQDFQDLTGQVIKRVTQLVTEVERDLLKLMLMASHVDRFAGIEHDLEALRAEQEQQKEPSKGEGPQIHADKRDDVASSQDDVDDLLSSLGF, encoded by the coding sequence ATGGCACACGATGATTCACACCTGGGCGAACTCGAATCGACCCTGAAGGCGCATGCCACCCAACTCGTCGAGAGCCTGGAGAAGGGCCGTTTCGGCGAGGCGGTCAGCCTGATCCACGAGCTCAACAAGGCGCGCGACCACGGCCTGTATCAGGAAGTCGGCAAGCTCACCCGCGAACTGCACAACTCGATCGTCAACTTCCAGATCGACCCGCGCAATCCGCACGCGCAGGAGATCTCGCAGATCACCGACGCCACCGAGCGCTTGTCCTATGTGGTGCAGATGACCGAGAAAGCGGCCAACCGCACCATGGACCTGGTCGAGCAGAGTGCGCCGCTGGTCAACGACCTGGGCGATGAGGCACAGGCCCTGTCTGCCGACTGGGGCAAGTTCATGCGCCGCGAGATGGGCGCCGACGCTTTCCGCGACCTGGCCAAGCGCATCGAACTCTTCCTCGCTCGCAGCGAGCGTGACAGCCAGCGTCTGTCCGGCTACCTCAACGACATTCTCTTGGCCCAGGATTTCCAGGATCTCACCGGGCAGGTGATCAAGCGCGTGACCCAGCTGGTCACCGAAGTGGAGCGCGACCTGCTCAAGCTGATGCTGATGGCCAGCCATGTCGACCGCTTCGCCGGTATCGAGCATGACCTGGAGGCGCTGCGTGCCGAGCAAGAACAACAAAAAGAGCCTTCCAAGGGTGAAGGTCCGCAGATTCATGCCGATAAGCGTGATGACGTCGCGTCCAGCCAGGACGATGTCGACGACCTGCTGTCCAGCCTTGGATTTTAG